The following are from one region of the Pseudorasbora parva isolate DD20220531a chromosome 12, ASM2467924v1, whole genome shotgun sequence genome:
- the cysltr3 gene encoding cysteinyl leukotriene receptor 2: MTAPMFTSNTTANATQEQINQTCGDSEDFKYLAYTVTYSVVFPIGFISNFMALIVFLRYTNKTASTVFMINLAISDAGFCLTLPFRLVYYFKGAQWVFPDWFCRWCVFSFYLNLYTSVLFLTGLSVLRYIAVVHPMRHKTLVTVRRASLSCLGIWIFVAFLSTPFFMSGTLERDGKLRCFEPANITSWQRIFVLNYVGVLFGFVVPFITILVCYGCINYKLIKGRKLINRSRHDRRRSFYLIAVVLSTFLVCFLPYHIVRTIHLHAVVSKQDCHFREYILKVLVISLCTASSNSCFNPLLYYFAGETFRTTIRKASGRRFNSVYQSSFYSSFRHRSQSEANQKMRSESFTTVAYAKTLPCSQNQSSQAISKSSLMAASLENNTNFPTLQKSIDDRQRNVYNDLLLKRTEEGKE; this comes from the exons ATGACAG CTCCCATGTTTACATCGAACACAACAGCCAACGCCACCCAAGAACAAATCAACCAGACATGTGGGGACAGCGAAGACTTCAAATATTTGGCATACACCGTCACGTACAGTGTTGTCTTCCCGATTGGATTCATCAGCAACTTCATGGCTTTGATTGTGTTCCTGCGTTACACAAATAAGACCGCCAGCACTGTTTTTATGATTAACTTGGCCATTTCAGacgctggcttttgcttgacaTTGCCCTTCCGCCTGGTCTACTACTTTAAGGGCGCTCAATGGGTCTTCCCAGACTGGTTTTGCCGCTGGTGTGTATTTTCATTTTACCTGAACCTGTACACAAGTGTATTGTTTCTTACTGGCCTTAGTGTGCTACGGTACATCGCTGTGGTTCATCCCATGCGCCATAAGACACTGGTCACGGTGCGGCGAGCCAGTCTATCGTGCCTTGGGATCTGGATATTTGTGGCCTTCTTATCAACGCCGTTCTTCATGTCAGGTACTTTAGAACGAGACGGAAAGTTACGCTGCTTCGAACCTGCGAACATCACGTCATGGCAGCGCATATTTGTCCTGAACTATGTAGGGGTTTTGTTTGGATTTGTCGTTCCGTTTATTACAATTCTCGTCTGCTACGGCTGCATCAACTACAAACTCATCAAAGGACGTAAATTGATTAATCGAAGTAGGCACGACCGTCGACGCTCTTTTTATTTGATCGCAGTTGTCCTGAGCACGTTCCTGGTGTGCTTCCTACCATACCACATCGTCCGCACAATACATCTTCATGCGGTTGTTTCAAAGCAGGACTGCCATTTCAGAGAGTACATCCTAAAAGTTCTGGTCATCTCGCTGTGCACGGCGTCATCCAACAGTTGCTTCAATCCCTTGCTTTACTATTTCGCGGGAGAAACCTTTCGCACAACTATCCGTAAAGCGTCAGGTCGGAGGTTTAATTCGGTCTATCAGAGTAGTTTCTACTCATCTTTCCGACACCGGAGCCAATCCGAAGCCAATCAGAAGATGAGAAGCGAAAGCTTCACTACCGTAGCCTACGCCAAGACTCTGCCATGCTCCCAAAACCAATCCAGTCAGGCCATAAGCAAAAGTAGCCTGATGGCTGCGAGCCTGGAAAACAATACAAACTTTCCGACTCTGCAGAAAAGCATTGATGACCGACAAAGGAACGTCTATAATGATTTGCTTTTGAAAAGAACAGAGGAGGGTAAAGAATAG